From one Streptomyces sp. SCSIO 30461 genomic stretch:
- a CDS encoding SAM-dependent methyltransferase: MTGQDPAAVRIDTSKPHPARMYDWFLGGKDNYPVDEEMAGQLLALEPRGREMARVNRAFMHRATRWLGGNGIRQYLDIGTGIPTEPNLHQIAQQAAPESRVVYCDNDPIVLAHAEALLRSTPEGVTEYIQADARDPEIILAAAGKVLDFSRPIALSMLALLHFVDDEDGAYALVDRLTARLAPGSYLVLSHTTGDFDPEKAAQARAMYTARGLTLRLRSRAEFTRFFDGLELVDPGVSLTADWQPQLGEVVEVQGDDPIPGYAGVARIG; encoded by the coding sequence ATGACCGGGCAAGACCCCGCAGCCGTACGGATCGACACCAGCAAGCCGCACCCCGCACGGATGTACGACTGGTTCCTCGGCGGCAAGGACAACTACCCGGTGGACGAGGAGATGGCCGGACAGCTCCTCGCGCTCGAACCGCGGGGACGGGAGATGGCGCGGGTCAACCGCGCCTTCATGCACCGCGCCACGCGCTGGCTCGGCGGCAACGGCATCCGCCAGTACCTGGACATCGGCACCGGCATCCCCACCGAGCCCAATCTGCACCAGATAGCCCAGCAGGCCGCACCGGAGTCCCGCGTCGTCTACTGCGACAACGACCCGATCGTGCTGGCCCACGCCGAGGCGCTGCTGCGCAGCACCCCGGAGGGCGTCACCGAGTACATCCAGGCCGACGCCCGCGACCCCGAGATCATTTTGGCGGCGGCGGGGAAGGTCCTCGACTTCTCCCGGCCCATCGCCCTGTCGATGCTCGCGCTGCTGCACTTCGTGGACGACGAAGACGGGGCGTACGCACTGGTCGACCGGCTGACCGCCAGGCTCGCGCCCGGCAGCTACCTGGTGCTGTCGCACACCACAGGGGACTTCGACCCCGAGAAGGCGGCCCAGGCCCGCGCCATGTACACGGCGCGCGGACTCACCCTGCGGCTGCGCTCACGCGCGGAGTTCACCCGTTTCTTCGATGGACTCGAACTGGTCGACCCCGGCGTCTCGCTGACCGCCGACTGGCAGCCGCAGCTCGGTGAGGTCGTGGAGGTCCAGGGAGATGATCCGATCCCGGGCTACGCCGGAGTGGCCCGCATCGGCTGA
- a CDS encoding alpha/beta hydrolase produces MHLFDDPLFQMHAERALTLIGRGGAEYGECVTTAGHIRAGDRDSWYRAWSATASRVAAAAEQSAAQGHRVSAADGFWRATTYNRMSYQPLFGSPVDPRLEAAFKRERDCFGRYAALAPHPVELVEVPFEGATLPGCLCLPDSARGHARPTLVGVNGYDSNIHEMYWAHALPAVRRGYACLLVDGPGQGRALVQQGLRMRPDWETVLRPVIDYASGRPEIDAERIAVMGWSFGGYLAPRGVSGDQRVAALIADPGLFDPVDVLPLPPELKEQLPDIDPEVLDAYLAPVADDPVMRWRLVQRALWVHGLDSLGAYVIEMDRYRLSGAAGRITCPTLVVANDDDPLAAQAELLLDALGGPRTLVRFRAEDGAKGHCQAWNRSLFDQRAFDWLDATLRVGRHGEG; encoded by the coding sequence ATGCACCTCTTCGACGACCCGCTGTTCCAGATGCACGCCGAGCGGGCGCTGACGCTGATCGGGCGCGGCGGCGCCGAGTACGGCGAGTGCGTGACGACGGCCGGGCATATCCGCGCCGGAGACCGGGACTCCTGGTACCGGGCCTGGTCGGCCACTGCGTCCCGGGTGGCCGCCGCCGCCGAGCAGAGCGCGGCGCAAGGGCACCGGGTGAGCGCGGCTGACGGGTTCTGGCGGGCCACCACATACAACCGCATGTCCTACCAACCGCTGTTCGGCTCACCCGTCGACCCCCGGCTCGAGGCCGCCTTCAAAAGGGAGCGCGACTGCTTCGGCCGTTACGCCGCGTTGGCGCCGCACCCCGTGGAGTTGGTCGAAGTCCCGTTCGAAGGCGCGACGCTCCCCGGCTGCCTCTGTCTTCCCGACAGCGCCCGGGGTCACGCCCGCCCGACGCTGGTCGGGGTGAACGGTTACGACTCCAACATCCATGAGATGTACTGGGCCCACGCCCTGCCCGCGGTACGCCGCGGCTATGCCTGCCTGCTCGTGGACGGCCCCGGCCAGGGGCGGGCCCTGGTGCAGCAGGGACTGCGGATGCGGCCGGACTGGGAGACCGTGCTGCGCCCGGTCATCGACTACGCGAGCGGCAGGCCGGAGATCGACGCCGAACGCATCGCCGTCATGGGGTGGAGCTTCGGGGGCTATCTCGCTCCGCGCGGGGTGTCGGGCGACCAGCGTGTCGCCGCGCTGATCGCCGACCCCGGACTCTTCGACCCCGTCGATGTGCTGCCCCTGCCGCCAGAGCTGAAGGAGCAACTGCCCGACATCGACCCCGAGGTCCTGGACGCCTATCTGGCCCCCGTGGCCGACGATCCCGTAATGCGCTGGCGGCTGGTGCAGCGGGCGTTGTGGGTGCACGGTCTCGACTCGCTCGGCGCGTACGTCATCGAGATGGACCGCTACCGGCTCTCCGGTGCGGCCGGGCGGATCACCTGCCCGACGCTTGTCGTCGCGAACGACGACGACCCGCTGGCCGCCCAGGCGGAGCTGCTGCTCGACGCGCTGGGCGGCCCCCGGACGTTGGTGCGCTTCCGGGCCGAGGACGGGGCCAAGGGGCACTGCCAGGCATGGAACCGCTCGCTGTTCGACCAGCGGGCGTTCGACTGGCTCGATGCCACCCTGCGGGTCGGTCGGCACGGGGAGGGTTGA
- a CDS encoding sigma-70 family RNA polymerase sigma factor, with protein MSSEREAQMVEAAQAGNQEAQDRLVAEYLPLVYNITGRALNGHADVDDVVQETMIRMLGSLDGLRGPESFRSWLIAITMNQIRGHWRDRRSEAIPGGDGLGDAYDVVDPGADFVDLTILRLGLSGQRQETAEATRWLDEDDRALLSLWWLEAAGELSRAEVADAMELTPQHTAVRVQRMKAQLEAARVVVRALEANPRCVLLEPIVAPWDGIPSALWRKRIARHARDCTICAGHWSNLVPAEGLLVGLALVPVAAALTGKLTAPGFAAAASTHAADTIAAPHLASAASRHAARSRAAGRRGDGSGTDSATSARAQARLERASRRRRTTVLATAGVAVLVVGGGAVSMLNSPDRKVAEPAAAAAPAAKPLPSASASPSPSPTPSASASPSPKPSPSKSSAKPSPKPSPVKPKSQPKPEPQAPDPEPATGGSTAEQVIALVNAERSKAGCGPVSDNSRLADAATNHSDDMAARGFFEHTNPDGEDPGDRITDAGYRWSTYGENIARGQQSPESVMDSWMNSSGHRANILNCSFKELGVGIHSGSGGPWWTQAFGSQL; from the coding sequence GTGAGCAGCGAACGCGAAGCCCAGATGGTCGAGGCAGCACAGGCCGGAAACCAGGAGGCGCAGGACCGGCTCGTCGCCGAGTACCTTCCGCTGGTCTACAACATCACCGGCCGTGCACTGAACGGTCACGCGGACGTGGACGACGTGGTGCAGGAGACCATGATCCGCATGCTCGGCAGCCTGGACGGGCTACGCGGCCCGGAGAGCTTCCGCAGCTGGCTGATCGCCATCACCATGAACCAGATACGCGGCCACTGGCGGGATCGCCGCTCGGAGGCGATACCCGGCGGCGACGGTCTGGGCGATGCCTACGACGTCGTCGACCCGGGGGCGGACTTCGTCGACCTCACCATTCTCCGGCTCGGGTTGTCCGGCCAGCGCCAGGAGACCGCCGAAGCCACCCGCTGGCTGGACGAGGACGATCGCGCCCTGCTGTCACTCTGGTGGCTGGAGGCCGCGGGAGAGCTGTCGCGTGCCGAGGTCGCCGACGCCATGGAGCTGACGCCCCAGCACACCGCGGTACGCGTACAGCGGATGAAGGCACAGCTTGAGGCGGCGCGCGTGGTGGTCCGCGCGCTCGAAGCCAATCCGCGCTGTGTGCTGCTCGAACCGATCGTGGCTCCCTGGGACGGCATACCCTCGGCCCTCTGGCGCAAGCGGATCGCCCGTCACGCCCGCGACTGCACGATCTGCGCGGGCCACTGGTCGAACCTGGTGCCCGCCGAGGGCCTTCTGGTGGGCCTCGCCCTGGTCCCGGTCGCGGCGGCACTCACCGGCAAGCTCACCGCACCGGGCTTCGCAGCCGCGGCCTCCACACACGCCGCCGACACGATCGCCGCGCCCCACCTGGCGAGCGCGGCCTCCCGGCACGCGGCACGGTCCCGGGCAGCCGGCCGGCGGGGCGACGGCTCGGGCACCGACTCCGCCACCTCCGCCAGGGCCCAGGCCAGGTTGGAACGCGCGAGCCGTCGGCGCCGTACCACGGTCCTCGCTACCGCAGGTGTCGCCGTACTGGTCGTCGGTGGTGGCGCGGTCAGCATGCTGAACAGCCCCGACCGGAAGGTGGCCGAGCCCGCCGCGGCCGCGGCGCCGGCCGCAAAGCCGCTCCCCTCGGCCTCCGCGAGTCCGTCCCCTTCTCCGACGCCGTCGGCCTCGGCCTCCCCGAGCCCCAAGCCGAGCCCGAGCAAGTCCTCGGCCAAACCGTCGCCGAAGCCGAGTCCTGTGAAGCCCAAGTCCCAGCCGAAGCCCGAGCCGCAGGCGCCGGACCCGGAACCGGCCACCGGGGGCAGCACCGCGGAGCAGGTCATCGCCCTGGTCAACGCCGAGCGCTCCAAGGCGGGCTGCGGGCCGGTGAGCGACAACAGCCGACTGGCGGACGCCGCCACGAACCACTCCGACGACATGGCCGCCCGCGGCTTCTTCGAGCACACCAACCCGGACGGTGAGGACCCCGGCGACCGGATCACCGACGCCGGTTACCGCTGGAGCACCTACGGCGAGAACATCGCACGCGGCCAGCAGAGCCCCGAGTCGGTGATGGACTCCTGGATGAACAGCTCAGGGCACCGAGCCAACATACTCAACTGCTCCTTCAAGGAACTGGGCGTGGGCATCCACAGCGGGTCCGGGGGTCCCTGGTGGACGCAGGCGTTCGGCTCCCAGCTCTGA
- a CDS encoding NUDIX domain-containing protein produces MPDSLNGPHSFAGPDGTQRPARANPAPNGMTGIGVIAVDQAGRILLGLGRDGRWELPGGKVDPGENFEQAGARELAEETALRVRAEDISVVALVLDSERGIPRISAAGLVMDVRGEPRVTEPDKITRWQWHATEDIPGELFVPSAGVLRAWRPDLTLPKVHTYSYPISVIGAEAGRLPCDGRNRPEPRK; encoded by the coding sequence ATGCCCGATTCACTCAATGGCCCCCATTCGTTCGCGGGTCCGGACGGGACACAGCGCCCCGCCCGGGCCAACCCCGCCCCCAACGGGATGACCGGGATCGGCGTGATCGCGGTGGATCAGGCCGGCCGGATCCTGCTCGGCCTCGGGCGCGACGGCCGCTGGGAACTCCCGGGCGGCAAGGTCGACCCGGGGGAGAACTTCGAGCAGGCGGGCGCGCGCGAACTGGCGGAGGAGACCGCGCTCCGGGTCCGCGCGGAGGACATCTCGGTGGTGGCACTGGTACTGGACAGCGAACGAGGCATCCCCCGGATCTCGGCCGCGGGCCTGGTCATGGACGTCAGGGGCGAGCCCCGGGTCACCGAACCGGACAAGATCACGCGGTGGCAGTGGCACGCAACCGAGGACATTCCAGGCGAACTGTTCGTACCGTCCGCCGGAGTGCTGCGGGCTTGGCGTCCCGATCTAACACTTCCGAAGGTTCATACGTATTCCTATCCGATTTCTGTTATCGGAGCGGAGGCAGGGCGTCTCCCCTGTGACGGACGAAACAGGCCCGAGCCCAGGAAGTGA
- a CDS encoding metallophosphoesterase, whose amino-acid sequence MSLLAISDLHVNHPENRKHVDSLHPESDDDWLLVAGDVADLVSDVEWALALLRGRFAEVVWAPGNHELWTVPADPVQARGVERYELLVELCRGLGVHTPEDPYPVWTGRDGRSIAVAPLFLLYDYTFRPDGTSTRDEALDRARQAHVVCTDERFLHPDPYPSRDAWCRARLELTRSRLAEIPPELRTVLVNHYPLVREPTLVLRYPEFALWCGTEQTADWHLAYRAQAMVYGHLHIPRTTEHDGVPFHEVSVGYPREWRPRGVGPAQPTRVLG is encoded by the coding sequence TTGTCCCTGCTCGCCATCAGTGACCTGCATGTCAATCACCCGGAGAACCGCAAGCACGTCGACAGCCTGCACCCGGAGTCCGACGACGACTGGCTCCTGGTGGCCGGTGACGTCGCCGACCTGGTGTCGGACGTGGAGTGGGCGCTCGCGCTGCTGCGCGGGCGGTTCGCCGAGGTCGTCTGGGCGCCCGGCAACCACGAGCTGTGGACCGTTCCCGCCGACCCGGTCCAGGCCCGCGGCGTGGAACGCTACGAGCTGCTCGTGGAACTGTGCCGCGGGCTCGGCGTACACACGCCCGAGGACCCGTACCCGGTGTGGACCGGACGCGACGGACGCTCCATCGCCGTCGCACCGCTGTTCCTGCTGTACGACTACACCTTCCGCCCGGACGGCACGAGCACCCGGGACGAGGCCCTGGACCGGGCGCGTCAGGCGCATGTCGTCTGCACCGACGAGCGCTTCCTGCACCCCGACCCCTACCCCAGCCGTGACGCATGGTGCCGGGCCAGACTGGAACTGACCCGGTCGCGACTGGCGGAGATCCCACCGGAACTGCGAACCGTGCTGGTCAACCACTATCCCCTGGTACGGGAGCCGACCCTGGTGCTGCGCTATCCCGAGTTCGCGCTGTGGTGCGGTACGGAGCAGACAGCCGACTGGCACCTCGCGTACCGGGCACAGGCGATGGTGTACGGGCATCTGCACATCCCGCGCACCACCGAGCACGACGGGGTGCCATTCCATGAGGTGTCGGTGGGCTATCCCCGTGAGTGGCGACCACGGGGCGTCGGCCCGGCACAGCCGACGCGTGTGCTCGGCTGA
- a CDS encoding helix-turn-helix transcriptional regulator — MSEPRSAPTVGQVVLGKRLQELRQRAGLRREEAARLLHVAPATIRRMELAEVALKIPYVQLLLRAYGVGEEETGKFARLVEDANKPGWWQRFHDVLPNWFSMYVSLEGAAGLIRAYEPHFVPGLLQTREYARGVMAGGALGTTSAEDIERHVTLRMARQDLLTRPEAPRFWVIMDETVLRRPVGGARVMRDQLDRLLAATELPNVTIQLAEFASGPHPGTYGPFVLFRFAMPELPDMVYSEYLTGAVYLDARPEVASHLEVMDRMAAQAATAQRTKDILRAVRKEL, encoded by the coding sequence GTGAGCGAGCCGCGGTCCGCCCCCACCGTGGGGCAGGTCGTACTCGGCAAGCGGCTCCAGGAGCTGCGGCAGCGAGCGGGGCTGAGGCGCGAGGAGGCGGCCAGGCTGCTCCATGTCGCCCCCGCAACCATCCGCCGGATGGAACTGGCCGAGGTCGCGCTGAAGATCCCGTACGTACAACTGCTGCTGAGGGCCTACGGGGTCGGCGAGGAGGAGACCGGGAAGTTCGCCCGGCTCGTCGAGGACGCCAACAAGCCCGGCTGGTGGCAGCGTTTCCACGATGTCCTGCCGAACTGGTTCAGCATGTACGTCAGTCTGGAGGGAGCCGCGGGCCTGATCCGGGCCTATGAACCCCACTTCGTACCCGGACTGCTCCAGACGCGCGAGTACGCCCGCGGTGTCATGGCCGGCGGAGCTCTCGGCACCACCAGTGCCGAGGACATCGAGCGGCATGTCACGCTCCGCATGGCACGGCAGGACCTGCTCACCAGACCCGAGGCGCCCAGATTCTGGGTGATCATGGATGAGACGGTGCTGCGAAGACCCGTGGGCGGTGCCCGAGTGATGCGCGATCAACTGGACCGGCTCCTTGCCGCCACCGAACTTCCCAACGTCACGATTCAGTTGGCCGAGTTCGCGTCCGGGCCGCACCCCGGCACCTACGGCCCCTTCGTTCTGTTCAGGTTCGCGATGCCGGAGCTGCCTGACATGGTCTACAGCGAGTATCTGACCGGCGCGGTCTATCTCGACGCGCGTCCCGAGGTGGCGTCCCACCTGGAGGTCATGGACCGCATGGCGGCGCAGGCCGCCACCGCACAACGCACGAAGGACATCCTCAGGGCTGTTCGCAAGGAGCTGTGA
- a CDS encoding glycoside hydrolase family 38 C-terminal domain-containing protein, which translates to MHDERARIEQRVARVLEQRIRPLIHSAAVPLTVESWQVPDEPVPFEQVREAVGNEEFTPLAMGTPWGPPWGTTWFRVRGEVPADWAGRRVEAWFDLGFVSSWPGNQAEALVHLPDGTPLKAVNPQNQYVPVGSPASGGERVAYLIEAASNPDILADRFRRPTPMGDKRTAGRDPLYTFARADLAVLDEEVWHLSLDTQVLYELMLELAEHDPRRHEILHTLDRALDRLDLDDIPGTAAAVRAVLAPALASPAHAGAHTLSAVGHAHIDSAWLWPIRETKRKAARTFANATALALEYPEFVFACSQAQQYAWVRENHPQVWARIEDAVKRGQWAPVGGMWVEADGNLPGGEALARQFVHGKRFFLDAFGIEAEGVWLPDSFGYTAAFPQLARLAGMKWFLTQKLSWNQSNKLPHHTFWWEGIDGSRIFTHFPPVDTYNAVFSGGELAHAVRNYQEKGRGTRSLAPFGHGDGGGGPNRDMLERARRLADLEGSAKVVIEHPNAFFAAAQAEYPDAPVWSGELYLELHRATYTTQARTKQGNRRSEHALREAELWATAAALRVPGYTYPHAELDRLWKTVLLHQFHDILPGSSINWVHREAEAEYARVAAELDALTAQALEAVGGAGPLEVWAYNAGPRPRSEVVRVPSALAGALDPGLPRLSDGAVAAFVDVPASGCAPVAAGTRPARPPVRVIGHQILDNGLVRVELADDGTVSSVRDLPADREVLAPGGRGNLLRLHTDLPNYWDAWDIDKHYLGQWKDLLDDPVVTVAESDPLLGALRVERAFGRGSRITQTVTVRAGSRRIDIATDIDWHEREKILKAAFPLDVRADRTTAEIQFGHVHRPTHTNTSWEAARFEVSGHRWVHVGESGYGVALLNDATYGHDVSRATREEDGGTTTTVRLSLVRAPRVPDPDADQGLHRFTYSLLPGATIEDAIAEGYALNLPLRIGPGGAAVPPVVTTDGPSAVIEAVKLADDGSGDVVVRLYESLGGRTATTLRTGFHAARAVVTDLLERPLHEHPPLPVEGDAVAVSMRPFQILTLRLVRD; encoded by the coding sequence ATGCACGACGAACGCGCGAGGATCGAGCAGCGCGTGGCACGCGTACTGGAGCAGCGGATCCGGCCCCTGATCCACTCGGCCGCCGTGCCGCTCACCGTCGAGTCCTGGCAGGTGCCGGACGAACCGGTGCCGTTCGAACAGGTGCGGGAGGCGGTGGGGAACGAGGAGTTCACGCCCCTCGCCATGGGCACGCCCTGGGGTCCGCCCTGGGGCACCACCTGGTTCCGGGTACGGGGCGAGGTGCCCGCCGACTGGGCGGGGCGCAGGGTGGAGGCGTGGTTCGACCTGGGCTTCGTCAGCAGCTGGCCGGGCAACCAGGCGGAGGCGCTGGTACACCTGCCGGACGGCACCCCGCTCAAGGCGGTCAACCCGCAGAACCAGTATGTCCCCGTCGGCTCGCCCGCGAGCGGTGGCGAGCGGGTCGCGTACCTCATCGAGGCCGCGTCCAACCCGGACATCCTCGCCGACCGCTTCCGCCGCCCGACCCCGATGGGCGACAAGCGCACCGCGGGCCGGGATCCGCTCTACACCTTCGCCCGCGCCGATCTCGCCGTACTCGACGAGGAGGTCTGGCACCTGTCCCTGGACACACAGGTGCTGTACGAGCTGATGCTGGAGCTCGCCGAGCACGATCCCCGGCGACACGAGATCCTGCACACCCTGGACCGGGCACTCGACCGGCTCGACCTGGACGACATCCCCGGCACCGCCGCCGCCGTCCGGGCCGTACTCGCACCCGCCCTCGCGTCACCGGCGCACGCCGGTGCGCACACCCTGTCGGCCGTCGGGCACGCACACATCGACAGCGCCTGGCTGTGGCCGATCCGCGAGACCAAACGGAAGGCGGCCAGGACCTTCGCGAACGCCACAGCCCTGGCGCTGGAGTACCCGGAGTTCGTCTTCGCCTGCTCACAGGCCCAGCAGTACGCCTGGGTACGCGAGAACCACCCGCAGGTGTGGGCACGGATCGAGGACGCGGTGAAGCGCGGCCAGTGGGCGCCGGTCGGCGGGATGTGGGTGGAGGCGGACGGCAACCTGCCCGGTGGCGAAGCCCTGGCCCGCCAGTTCGTGCACGGCAAGCGCTTCTTCCTCGACGCCTTCGGGATCGAGGCGGAAGGGGTGTGGCTGCCCGACTCCTTCGGATACACGGCCGCGTTCCCGCAGCTCGCCAGGCTGGCCGGGATGAAGTGGTTCCTCACCCAGAAGCTCTCCTGGAACCAGAGCAACAAACTGCCCCACCACACCTTCTGGTGGGAGGGCATCGACGGCTCCCGGATCTTCACCCACTTCCCGCCGGTCGACACCTACAACGCCGTCTTCTCGGGAGGTGAGTTGGCCCATGCGGTCCGCAACTACCAGGAGAAGGGCCGGGGTACGCGCTCACTCGCTCCGTTCGGACACGGCGACGGCGGAGGCGGCCCGAACCGGGACATGCTGGAGCGGGCTCGGCGGCTGGCCGATCTGGAGGGCTCGGCGAAGGTCGTGATCGAGCATCCGAACGCCTTCTTCGCTGCGGCCCAGGCTGAGTACCCGGACGCCCCGGTCTGGTCGGGCGAGCTCTATCTGGAACTGCACCGGGCCACCTACACCACCCAGGCGCGCACCAAACAGGGCAACCGCCGCAGTGAACACGCCTTGCGGGAAGCCGAACTGTGGGCAACGGCGGCGGCACTGCGGGTGCCCGGGTACACGTATCCGCACGCCGAACTCGACCGGCTGTGGAAGACGGTGCTGCTGCACCAGTTCCATGACATCCTGCCGGGCTCGTCGATCAACTGGGTGCACCGGGAGGCCGAGGCGGAGTACGCCCGGGTCGCGGCGGAGCTCGACGCGCTGACCGCGCAGGCGCTGGAGGCGGTGGGCGGGGCCGGCCCGCTGGAGGTGTGGGCCTACAACGCCGGTCCCCGGCCGCGCTCGGAGGTGGTACGCGTGCCGTCGGCGCTGGCCGGTGCGCTCGACCCCGGGCTGCCACGCCTGTCCGACGGCGCGGTCGCGGCGTTCGTGGATGTGCCCGCGTCGGGCTGCGCACCGGTGGCGGCGGGCACACGCCCCGCCCGGCCACCGGTCAGGGTGATCGGGCACCAGATCCTGGACAACGGTCTGGTGCGGGTCGAGCTGGCGGACGACGGCACCGTCTCCTCCGTCCGCGATCTGCCGGCGGACCGCGAGGTGCTCGCGCCGGGCGGCAGGGGCAATCTGCTGCGGCTGCACACGGATCTTCCCAACTACTGGGATGCCTGGGACATCGACAAGCACTATCTGGGGCAGTGGAAGGATCTGCTGGACGACCCGGTCGTCACCGTGGCCGAGAGCGATCCGCTGCTCGGCGCACTGCGGGTGGAGCGCGCGTTCGGCCGGGGCTCGCGGATCACGCAGACCGTGACCGTACGCGCCGGGAGCCGGCGGATCGACATCGCCACCGACATCGACTGGCATGAGCGGGAGAAGATCCTCAAGGCGGCATTCCCGCTCGATGTGCGGGCCGACCGAACCACCGCGGAGATCCAGTTCGGCCATGTGCACCGGCCCACGCACACCAACACCAGCTGGGAGGCGGCCCGTTTCGAGGTATCCGGACACCGCTGGGTGCACGTCGGCGAGTCCGGCTACGGTGTCGCGTTGCTCAACGACGCGACATACGGCCACGACGTATCGCGTGCGACCCGGGAAGAGGACGGTGGGACGACCACCACCGTGCGGCTCAGTCTGGTGCGTGCCCCCCGTGTTCCGGACCCGGACGCCGACCAGGGCCTGCACCGTTTCACGTACTCCCTGTTGCCGGGCGCGACGATCGAGGACGCGATCGCCGAGGGCTACGCCCTCAACCTTCCGCTCAGGATCGGCCCCGGCGGTGCGGCGGTTCCCCCCGTCGTCACCACGGACGGGCCGTCTGCCGTCATCGAGGCGGTGAAGCTCGCCGACGACGGGTCGGGGGATGTCGTGGTGCGGCTCTACGAGTCGCTGGGCGGGCGAACCGCGACCACGCTCCGCACCGGATTCCACGCGGCACGCGCGGTGGTCACCGATCTGCTGGAGCGCCCGCTGCACGAACACCCACCGCTCCCCGTCGAGGGCGACGCCGTGGCGGTGTCAATGCGCCCCTTCCAGATCCTGACACTGCGGCTGGTGCGGGACTGA
- a CDS encoding DUF397 domain-containing protein, with protein sequence MDRIYNGMPARELGSEGWHKPWSGGNGGNCLEAMKLADGRVAVRQSADPDGPALIYTPGEIAAFVQGAKSGQADFLLT encoded by the coding sequence ATGGATCGCATATACAACGGCATGCCCGCTCGGGAACTCGGCTCGGAGGGCTGGCACAAGCCGTGGAGCGGCGGCAACGGCGGCAACTGCCTGGAGGCCATGAAGCTGGCCGACGGCAGGGTGGCCGTGCGCCAGTCCGCCGATCCGGACGGTCCCGCGCTCATCTACACGCCGGGTGAGATCGCCGCGTTCGTCCAGGGGGCGAAGTCCGGCCAGGCGGACTTCCTGCTGACTTGA
- a CDS encoding mycothiol transferase, whose protein sequence is MNTSEVLTDAFGRIHEAVHDAVDGLTPDGLHDRLDPGANSIAWLVWHLGRIQDDHVADAAGREQVWLADGWSERFGLPFDTNETGYGQTSSQVAQVRVGSAEMLLGYFDAVHTRTLEYVGGLNGPALNRVVDESWAPPVTLGVRLVSVIADSLQHAGQAAFIRGALVRR, encoded by the coding sequence ATGAACACATCGGAAGTGCTGACGGACGCCTTCGGGCGCATCCACGAAGCGGTGCACGACGCGGTCGATGGACTCACCCCGGACGGCCTTCATGACCGGCTCGACCCCGGCGCGAACAGCATCGCCTGGCTCGTGTGGCATCTCGGCCGGATCCAGGACGACCACGTCGCCGACGCCGCCGGACGGGAACAGGTGTGGCTGGCCGATGGCTGGTCCGAGCGGTTCGGACTGCCGTTTGACACGAACGAGACCGGCTACGGTCAGACGAGCAGCCAGGTCGCCCAGGTCCGGGTGGGATCCGCCGAGATGCTGCTCGGCTACTTCGACGCCGTGCACACGCGGACTCTGGAGTATGTCGGCGGTCTGAACGGCCCCGCCCTGAACCGGGTCGTGGACGAGTCGTGGGCGCCGCCCGTGACCCTCGGCGTCCGGCTGGTGAGCGTGATCGCCGACAGCCTCCAGCACGCCGGACAGGCGGCGTTCATCCGGGGTGCGCTCGTACGCCGCTGA